The Astyanax mexicanus isolate ESR-SI-001 chromosome 4, AstMex3_surface, whole genome shotgun sequence genome segment aaaaataataataatagtaataataataaacctaaaTACACCCACATGAAGTGCATTACCTTGACTTACCAATTCTCCGCATTAACCTAATACctatttgaatataattaaactcATTTTACACTGTTGTTCTGACTGTTGTTTTATATCTcagccactagatggcactgCTAATGTTTGTCAACTGTTCCTTTGATTAAGTCTGATTTGCTAGTTAAATCACATGATGAGGTTTAAAGGTCAGTACAGCCATTTTAgattgagctgtgtgtgtgatgaagCAGGTGGCTTCATCTCTCTCCATCCTCACGTTGTGTGCCTTGGACATCACTGTTTGTGAGTAAAGCTTTGTCTATTTTGTTTTGAGATGTGGATGAGCAGAGTATTGAACACATTTGTGAGCTGTTGGTAATGTTAGATTCTTTGTGGATACAGGGCAGGGTGCTTTGCTAGTATATTGGTGTATTTTGTCATTGTACTGATGTTTTTTCCTAAACTTAAGATATGtgatgtttgtttgcagtttcacAAAAAGAAATTGGGAATCTGGATAAATTAAACActgaagaaactgaaacacctttggTCCAGCTCTTTATTCAACCCCAACTGTATAGCtatctgtcaagttgtgctaagCTACAGGCAATAAGGACAGAATATTGAAAAAACACTGCAAAGCGGGCACCTAACACAGGATTAGTGGTGAAGCATTCATCTATACATCAGCCTTGTAGAAGTTGATAGTTATGGAAGGAGCAGACAAAACAGAGGGACAGCAAACTCATGAGATGAGGTCAGTCACCTCTAGCTCATCTTTGGCTTCAAAAAGATCTGCTGCTAGTATGGCTGCTGCTCAAGCTCGAGCAAGAGCAGAGGCAGCACGTGCACGAGCCAGTTTCATCGACAAAGAAACAGCTGTTAGACTAGAAAAGGTTCGTACGTTTTTAAGGTACGTTGATGGCTATTCAACAAGAAAAAGAGGTCGCTGCTGCTTTGGCTGAAGCAAAAGTATTTGAGGAGGCTGCAGAGCTCAACTTTGATGGAAGTCAGAAGAACACCTCAATTGATCTACCTGCAGTAGATCCAAAAGAGCACACCAGCAATTACGTAGAACAGCATTTTCAAACACAAGCACACCGGTGCCCACCACCTTCACCCATTCCTCAAAAAAGCTATGTCAAACAGGAAGATGAGGCTCATCAAGTCCAGGCAGGCTCTGAACCACCTATGCCCAGTCTCTCATATTATGGTGAAAGTGCAGCTCTATAGGCCACATCACATCCCAAAGGtctgaaaagagaaaagaatcaGCAACCTTTAACACATCCTACAGATCAGCATCCTCCTGCACAAGCTTATACAGCTTCTCAGACACATCCTGCTCCACATGAAGACACCGCAGTAAGTGACATTGCCAAATTCCTCATCCGTCGTGAGCTGTTAAGTTCGGGGCTCCTCAGGTTCGACGATCGCCCAGAAAATTAATGGGCTTGGAAGACTTCGTTCTTAAATGCCAATCTCCAAGTGAGGAACTAGATCTTTTTATGAAGTGGCTTGGACATCAGTCAGCTGAGTATGTAAAGAGAATCCGAGCTGTGCATGTCAGGTATCCTGATATTGGTCTCAAGAAAGCTTGGGAGAGATAAGAAGAGACCTAGGGATCCCCTGAAGTTGTTGAAAAGGCCCTTCTTGACAAAATTGAAAACTTCCATAAACTCAGCAACAAAGATCATCTAAAGCTTAGAGAGCTTGGAGTTTTATTGCTTGAACTGGAGTCTGCAAAGTCAGAAGGCTACTTGTTGGGACTTTCATACTTGGACACATCAAGGGGTGTTAATCCAATTGTTGAAAAGTTACCTCACAATCTGCAGGAAATATGGATTTCTTATGGATCTCAATACAAGAAACTACACAAAGTCACATTTCCCCCATTTTCTGTCTTCACAAAATTTGTCTGTTGTGAAGCTGATGCAAAAAATGATCCAAGTTTCAACATTTCTTCTGGTGCATTTCACACAAGGGCAGACATGACTGTCAAAAGACAAAGCCCTGCAAAGATTTCCGTCAGCATTCATAGAACAGGAGTATCACAAATGGATGACGAGTCTGCAACAAGTGCAtctgcagcccaaacacctgttctttcTTCACCTTTTCACTTGTACTCTCCAAACTGAGCAACACAATGTAGACTTACATGTGGGATTAAATCCAAGTCTTTCCAACTACccctctatacacacacctccctctaaacgtatcatctacagtagtttatccttttagattgatggtgttctgaagaactcaaatgctgattttatgtttGGACGTGGCTGACAGCGTATCTGCTGAGACCTGGAACTATTCTGATTACATTAGCAGCACTAAGTTTATCATTTTCTCCAAGTGGggagacagaccataataactttttacttttggaaggtagtctgttttctattggttgaGACACAAGAAGAGGATCTACAGTAAAGGGCTCATTCTCATCAGAGGAGGATTCATTATAATCAGGATCCTCTCTaaagtcctcctttttctcagacacattctcctctatgtctctgtcatggtaaaagagatgtgagaaatcctcactgagagaaaaccttttcttagacgtcattttcagtagagagagagagagcagaaagagagagagacagaacacatagagaactggtttagaagctgctgtgaaaccttttatatctctgcatttccactatgttgtgtgaactatcaatatgtttgtaggaacaatatattcctccacagaatgagaaatatcaagttctcatgagaattatgttttccccgcccccCTGTCACATGAATTGTTAAtggttcttgcactaatacagttataatgatgttattttagggatctatttttttttaagattatacaATTGCATGTCATTATGACTTTCATATCATTCAACACAACTGTGTGtcaaattctgattttttttattttttttttttaaagcctaaatagcctggggtcaaattgaccccaaacaacacCGATGTATAAAATGTGAAcaagacacacaaaaaacatccttttaattttatgtttacccagctgtccccattaaattagaaaaaagtcACCAAATAAAACGAGATTTACtacttaaataaatgcattaaacattgaatggggtgaaataaacttaaacaaacccttggtattttataattattagttttaaactgatatttgaatatgaagtttaaaatgcgtttacaagtgtgaagtacccttctatacagaaatcaggatggtccattgtgatgtcagagagtgactttacagggagtaggtgtgaatgacctcaatttatggaaagctttcagaatacataaatagtaagactttagacaaggtgagcaacaaacaagatctgctgcagtacgatctccttttcaagaatctgcaggacatcaagaagataagtgcaaagaaaatgtaattataatattttaaatgaaatttagataaaaaataattctaccagaatcaatgtcacaacagcactgatctttcggtagtaattagtaagtgctgtttgttggagttgtacaggagcaatcagagaatctctatagaggaaaaacccacttcagaatctgctctgaatctcaagccacttgacagagtctgaaatgtctaaaaacctataaacatttttttattctaaaaagtatcaaacgtttataaattattttgcaaaataataatttataaacatctgatactttatagaataaaatttttactaatttccttaaaacaaaacaactataactgtttcatcaccgcagagataattattaacactttttaaactgcagttttaataatttaaacgagctctgggtgtaactccagcatcagtagcagtaatgctagtaaatctactgaataaaaaacattagttttagaaaatggaaataatggggtacgttttctttcctattttggtgaaatactttgttctactttgtaaaattaaaggaaaattccagagaagtagttatacagtgttttaaatgagagttttagctgtttagctccattcagctccatgcattgaggactccctcgcgggctccctctagcggtgatggggtataatgtgatatagcgggggagggggcggggctctacataacccggatgaggctgagctggggggtctgtagctggagcgccggagtaagagcaggatcagctgaactacagaaggtatggagaagtttctctctctcttgttggaggttgtttgatgtgttgtaacagtaaaaaggtcattattgttctgtgattctattttgaactacaattccctgcaccaacaagagaactgctgtttttatttattaattatccctccgcgccccccgtagctccagaggagcttgaatgcagcgcaggaggtaaacagagctgaggagctccgtgaaaaagtgctgttttaagcaaatataggtatttttgagaaaagttactggcaaaatgagctcttatatcagttctagtcactcttctgtgcatttttagcgggtattgaagcatattttgcctaataattaattatttctgccccggtcaggttatcagctctgaggtacagccgtttcagcaccaaaacactacatgtgactgagcctgaaattgtgtgttcatgtgctgtgTTTActtctgttttatgttttatagatatatgtgcagtttcagatgcttaataatcgtctgggattatttttgttgtgtatgtgcaCCACGTTTAACCAAAAACGATCTAGAaaaaagggctgaagagggatatttattaacaagagcagttttgttaaaaggatacagcaactgtatagagatagcccgactctccaagcccagtgaacagtgctgctaatgctgcaggttagctagttataactaataaattaaagctaggttagctagttattacttgtaaattaaagctaggttacctagttataactaataaattaaagcttggttacctagttataactaataaattaaagctaggttagctagttattacttgtaaattaaagctaggttacctagttataactaataaattaaagcttggttacctagttataactaataaatttaagctaggttacctagttataactagtaaattaaagctaggttacctagttataacttataaattaaatctaggttacctatttataacttattaatttaaGCTGGATTAGCTAGTTATTACTTGTCAAAAGTACTGCTAATGCTTTAGAATTTTTTAAAGAACTAAGGTTTccagaattatatatttatatagttacataATGTTCACCAGGCTTTATAGAGTcgggttagcagcattagcagcactgttcacCGGGCTTGGAGAGTCGGGCCAGCGCcagatagctagcattagctagtacTCCTCTATACAGTTGCTGTATCATTTTAACAAACTATTCTTGTTAGtaaacatccctcttcagcctttttttctagatcgttcgtggttaaacgtggtaatagctgaagatatgtgctccaCACCATTGTTGAATGTGGACTTACTTCTACCTCCTCCCATCACAGGCTCACTTTCAATTAGAAATGGCAGCCGCGTGAAAAGAGCCTATAGGCCTTTTTAGTTGCATCATTTTGAAGTCGGTGACATTGTTTAtttccatatttggggttccatgtttgaactgtttttgtaaatggcaaaaatgaacaGGCTTTTCAAAAACTCACATCTATCACATTTTGTGCTAAATTCACGTTTAGGATTCTGCACATTTTAATCTGTGCacattttcctcctgaacatcactggatcctctgaattacaagaTCATTTAAGTTTCGTAATTAGATTAATGCTagcgtttagctaatgctacagcgcactgaactgacctcacagcacagcagcacagaatgTGAGGAGACTATCAGAGATATGACACTGGCTGTAGAGCTCCGGTCAGATCACgatttggattattcttcttcttcacagaggatcattcaaagtatctaaatatcttcaaatcaaatcaaagtatttaaacaggtgaaaactctttcagtctggtgatgttgagcagtgtagtctgtgttatgcTGTCCGTACAACTACATGACTACagtacttttaacagactaaagtctgactcttCCCATCTGAAGAcaaatcacagactttttacacaaatacttttttatctCACAGGCTTTTTACTTTGTTCTGAAGAGGGAGAACGTAACATAATCTCATTTGTAGGAAGTAAAAACATGAGAGTGGGTTgagaggtctctctctctctctctctaaagcatATACGTTCCATACCGGGCTCACTGCTTTTAATAATACATGctcagaaaaaacaaaaacactatgTGAAATGTTGAAGTTATTATTCACTAAACATATAGCTACATTTCCACTACAACTAATAAGAAgtgatgatatttaaggtggatgTTTATTCATAAGCTAGAGTGAGCTAATGGACAAATACTAAAAACAAGATTCAttttgttcagatagctggtttacaggctttagttagagttgatgaaattttgggtaacattagcttctgtaaaactgcagcaggtcttggagctgctgctctgaatctgctggtgaagTTGGGCTTTAAATCGATGCTGTGATTTGTCCactatattgatttagtaaacaaatcagttgTGGTGAGTGATCAGTGTGGTCAGTGATGGGGAGCTGCAGTTTTTCTGGGTAAAAATcacaataacatttacatttctcaccaaattttcatttgtgttttttatatttataggattTTGATCTACATATACCAAAATAAACATGTCTTGAACTcaggagtgcatatcactgttagcctgaagctaatgtggtgcaaaataatgaactgttatcagtagttgtaaaaaaaaaatcaggtttggttAATATGTGTGGGATCTTTTATAAATTAGTGTAAAGGAAAAGGATTTGGAcagcattggtcacgtgatcagtgtagaacgaatcaagcatcggcactGTGATTCAAAGTAATGCGTGTTGTTTTTCTGGCACATGTGTTACGACCTGGTCTAGGTCAGCCCGTAACATAGAAAAAAGAGGCCCTCCtggttccccaaccacacatactcctgttagtcaaaaggtttagtttatttaacaaattgtaaagaatACAAGGCTTAGGTCAAAGGGGAGGCAACAGTTAGGgatgaaagaaaaaataataaacaaaacaaaactaatttaaagattaagaaaactaacttacctaacaaagaaaagaaaatgaaatacaaatctctaacctaactccctaattaaacaaaccaagagaaagcatagaaaaataaactctttctccCACTGGGAGAACTTGTAAGAATAAGCTTATTTTCTCCCCACTGAGAGAccagaccaaagaaccaaagaACAGGATTTTACCATCAGCTTAGTTCTAACACTTTAACCGGCTACAAATTGCATAAACCATGCGGCAGGGAACCAGCAACACACAGGAGCCATGTTGGAAGCCAAGCACCACCCTCACACTTCCTGTTCCCTTTTATGGTTGGTTCCCCCTGGTGGTGACCAACCAGTTTGGTTAAATGGCATCACGCAGTAACCTGCAGTAGGAAGGCACACtcaaactgaaagaaaaaaaaacaataatcagcaatTATGACCTATAGGGTTGTAACACATGCCTCAAAGCTTAAGATTTAGGGGTAACAtcactatttctttctttatttctttctttaagttctcagtttctagtgagaccagaacagaatcaagagtgtctgaacagtgggcagtccttataaaggcactaaacaggtggctAGAGGACCACCAGCGCCCCCTTTTAtagtaatatgaagatgtcccagtagttttgtctgtatagtgtaactgatttaggcagttctcttcagtttattgacctgctttttattattcaatggcatttttctttgtgtttttcagaaatgaaaatgttctcctaaaattcatcaccaacaaaaaGGATATTTAtcaaagagcaatgttaaactgctgaaagaggtgaagcacaagccatcctgaagaatctccagaacacgcagaaattgtttgatacatttaacagacaaatgaagccaagtcccaacatggagaaacagcagaactctgtcaagagttttactaaacagagtaatctcaaaaaacaccagcgcattcacacaggagagaaaccgtatcagtgctcagattgtgggaagagttttactaaacagagtaatctcaaaaaacaccagcgcattcacacaggagagaaaccgtatcattgctcagactgtgggaagagatttaatcAAGGCGGTCATCTCCAacaccaccagcgcattcacacaggagagaaaccgtatcactgctcagactgtgggaagagatttattgaacagagtactctcaaacgacaccagcgcattcacacaggagagaaaccgtattactgcacagactgtgggaagagttttaatagactggagactctaaaactgcatcagcgcattcacacaggagagaaaccgtatcactgcttcaAGTGTGGGACGAGTTTTACtgtacagagtaatctcaaaatacaccagcgcattcacacaggagagaaaccgtattactgctcagactgtggtatgagttttactcaacagagtcaactaaaactgcaccagcgcattcacacaggagagaaaccgtattactgctcagactgtgggaaaagttttaatcaacagagtactttccaaatacatcagcgcattcacacaggagagaaaccgtattactgctcagactgtgggaggaattttaatcatcagagtaatctcaaaaaccaccagcgcattcacacaggagagaaaccgcatcattgctcagactgtgggaagagttttactacacagagtaaactcaaaaatcaccagcgcattcacacaggggagaaaccatattactgctcagactgtgggaagtgttttactacccagagtactctcaaaaaacaccagcgcattcacacaggagagaaaccgtatcactgctcagactgtgggaagagttttaatcaacagagtcatttcaaaacacaccagcgcattcacacaggggagaaaccgtatcactgctcagactgtgggaagagttttacttcacagagtgatctcaaacgacaccagcgaattcacacaggagagaaaactgtccCACATTTGTCCCacagcaattaaaagtgcaaatcgtaaatctttcagacagaacaccttatcctacacaaatatttcactctgtcacttgggacacgttccaccagaaacaaacatgaactaaaTTTAATCATGGATTtaacaggttcagcaaaatgaatcttaaccagggatgatgtttattgaattccatgttgtgttttctcgtatgtttaatattccaggacattctttgtgagacagagttcagttctgaagaaggagaGGTATTTTGGGTTTGagtgagggcactgccagtgtgtGGACACTGAgagctcccaaaagtgagacccagagccacagagagacgacactgtgccgggTACTGCCGTGTTGACCGGAGGAGCCTCCAgaccccgcagagaggccaacaaaatcctttccagaggttaaataaaacggtcagccgtagttcccatactgaaatcaacctccTCCAGGCTTGTGTAGTGCAGTGAGGTTGTGGACACATttactccctctgctggtgttctcatttgtctatggttcagtcgttctgattaaaaatctgttaccatagaaGGATATAGAtggtagaggtgtgccaaaaaatcgattcacataagaatcttgattctcatttactacgattcagaatcgatttaaaatgtcccaaaatcgatt includes the following:
- the LOC125801261 gene encoding zinc finger protein 585A-like; translation: MKPSPNMEKQQNSVKSFTKQSNLKKHQRIHTGEKPYQCSDCGKSFTKQSNLKKHQRIHTGEKPYHCSDCGKRFNQGGHLQHHQRIHTGEKPYHCSDCGKRFIEQSTLKRHQRIHTGEKPYYCTDCGKSFNRLETLKLHQRIHTGEKPYHCFKCGTSFTVQSNLKIHQRIHTGEKPYYCSDCGMSFTQQSQLKLHQRIHTGEKPYYCSDCGKSFNQQSTFQIHQRIHTGEKPYYCSDCGRNFNHQSNLKNHQRIHTGEKPHHCSDCGKSFTTQSKLKNHQRIHTGEKPYYCSDCGKCFTTQSTLKKHQRIHTGEKPYHCSDCGKSFNQQSHFKTHQRIHTGEKPYHCSDCGKSFTSQSDLKRHQRIHTGEKTVPHLSHSN